The Maylandia zebra isolate NMK-2024a linkage group LG14, Mzebra_GT3a, whole genome shotgun sequence genome includes the window gatttttggtTCATGGTTTATGAGTCCtggtgtttctgttctgtgtttcTTAGCTTGTGTATTCCTCTGCTTCTCATGTCACTCTGGTCCCTGTACTCTGTGTTCCCTCCGTTCTTTGTCTGAGTTGTCTTTGAGTTGAGTCTgtggatttcctgttttattttgaaggtttatgtcttatgtcagtgttCTAGTTTCGTTTCCTCTGTCTCGTTAGCTCTAATTTCTCCCggctgtgttcccacctgttccTCGTTCCCTCATGTGTATTCATAGTATGTGTGTCCTCCAGTGTTCAGCGTCGCGTCGCGTCCTCaacttgctgtgtgtttttcttttgtgctcCCAGTCTCTTGTCTTTAGGTTTTCCTAGTGTTTGTTATTAgctttgtgttttcagtttagGTCTGTTTTTGTGAGTTTATATTTGGAGTTTCTGCCACAGTGGaataaagctgcctcttttAGTTCActgtgagtccagcgtttgggtcctgttctcctgcctgcacacagcacaCCATGACAGAAGTCCATCTTCtacagtgagaaagattattcacaagtggaaaacattcaagataGTTGTCCATTTTCCCAGGAAATTCATCCTGAGTTCAGACAGCAATCctcacagaaataaaaaaaaaataaaataaaataagaagaaagctCAAGAACTACATCTCACCTCTTCAGACCTTAGTATTCAAAGTTGATGACAGTACAACCAGAAAAAGACTTCATAAGTATGTCTGATTGGAAGAATTACCAGCAGAAAACctctttttaataaaaagaaaatggcagCAGCTGAGCTTTGTAAAGTTGTGTCTGAACAAACTAAAGATCTGGAACAATCTCCTTTGGACAGGTGAGATCAAAGTGGAGATGTCTGACTAACATGCACAGCACCAcatttggagaaaaccaaacacagcaggtgGAGGGGTTATGATTTCCACATGTTTTGTTTCTGGAGCTGATACATTTTTGGAAAAAATATCTACTGAGTAGATACACAGTTTAATAGTTACCACTTGAGTGATGCACCTAAAAGGGACTCAGCTACTCTTCATCTTTATTATAtacatctgtaaaaaaaaaattattctgtGGTAAGTCAAACTGTATTTTATGAAAAAAAGGACATCTTTCAGGTCTAAAAccttaaataaaacagaaaagtgagCAAGAGGAGAGAGAGTTGAAGAGGTAAGGAGCACATAAGATCAATAGGAAAGCCCTTTAAAGGGAGATTAACTGGTGAAAGTGATTGAGAACTTAGAAGGAAAAAAGGTAGAAGAGACGGTGTCATCAGTGTTGTAGATGGTAAATGGAAGACAGAAGAGGGAGAAAGCAGGGGACTGAAATAGAAAGGCAAGCAGGAGAAAGGCTGCCAGTAATGTGTGTTTACCCTGGCTGTAATTGCAGGGAGAGACAGCAGATGAAATGTCAAGCTGCTGGTGGCAGAAGCACACTGAAGCTGTGAGGATACAGGCACTAAGAGGcatcgcgcacacacacacacacacaacaggcaCAAATGCTGCCGCAGGTGTCTATTGTCAGAGTGGTTAAACACACCTGGAGGGGGGAATGGAGGCACAGAGTAAAGGTTTGAGGGGGAAAACAGAAAGAATTGTGGAGAAAGCTTAACTTACTGATACACTGACGATTAAAGAAAATCCTAAATtctttttaagcatttttttcagcaggattttttttttttagatgaatGAATTGCAGTTCTGTTAATAATTACCCAGAATGCTGTTCCCACGAAAGGGGAAGCCATTGAAGGTAAGAGGCTGAGAGTGGTCAGCCATCACTACAGTGAGAGTTTCATGCTCTTCGGTGAGTTCGAGGCCCTTAGCGATAGCACGGTCAAAAGCAACCGCCTCATGCAGGGCCATGGAGGCCCGCCCAGCATGGTGAGCCTGGTCAATACGCCCACCTGTAAACACAAGGAAGGAAGGGGTTAAACATAACGGAGAGTGATGTACTGCCTTCTGGTCTTGGTTTTAGGAGcagaaaaataattggaaaaaccagcataattttaaaaatatctcCTACATAAAGTGGccataattcctaaacagttcATGTAGTACTTTTATTTAATGTATATGTGATGTATACACACAACGAAagcatttttttcaaaaaatgtattttccaaaaatgcactgggaaacaaacaaagtcaaaataaaGCAATGATGATCTATGTGTGTGCCAAAAGATTGATGATCTGACcaatctgattggtcagatctgtttatTCCGATCCAAAATATCAGAAAAAACTAATGCCTAAATTTGTCCAGCGGTCAGTGTGAATAGCTGCATTATGAACAGGTGAAtctgaaaattattttttaagctCTCAATATTCACACAAATGTTACATGTGCGTTGTGCAAAGGCAGAAACCCTGGACATTAGGAGATTACAGTTTCACTGATTCCCAAGAACAGTTTGCAAAATCCACAAATCACTGGATTAAAGTCTCATCAGCATCAAACGACTTGAGCTGCACTTGCCCAGAAGACTTAAAATAAACTTTGAAAGGTTATATTTAGTCCTAATAAACATCCAAACACCTTGCAAGGAAACAGTTAACTATTATTTGAATGAGTTATACAGTCTGTATATTTTCCCCCTGGCAGCAGGTACATTTCAGAGTTGAACCTTTTCTAAAGAGAGAgtgggtgattttttttctgcattagcACATCTCCCGCTCCTGTCCTCTCCACCGGCTATATTGGAAAGTAAAGTAGACCCGGCTAATAAGTTGTGATCTCAGCGAGCTGTCAGTGATTGGGCGCACCATATGTCCACTTCTATTTATATATTTGCCTcttatttttaaagtcattgtgaAGACACTCAGTGGCACCGTGGAGTCCCCAGGCAGCTGCCTCAGATTAAAAGAGAGATAGACAAGGAGGCCAGAGAGGCAGCCGCGTGGAACGGAAACACACCATCAGCACACACTGCGGCAAACTCATTGAGCTGTATGCAGAATCAGTGTCAACAGCAGGTACACACCGTGCTCTGAGCCAATGTTGTCACTATGGCACAAAGATCAATTTATCCCAACCAAGCTCCTATGTTGTACGCATATTAATATTTCAGCAAACAACAATTACTTAGTTATTTATATATAACTGTCACTTGGGCTGGTTGGGTATGATTATTATGCAATTTAACTGATCCTTCTATTTTTAGTCCTCTCACAGGAATTTTTTATCCAGTGTTTGTTGGATCGAGTGATGCGAATGTGTAGAAAACAGATGAAGCTGCTGTCCTCACCCTCCactaacaggaagaagcctttAGGGTTTTTCTGTAGGATGCGGATGGCCTTTTCTGTGGTCTCGATGATGGACGGATCCGTGCTCGGGTCCCTCTCCTCCTCGTAGCGGAGATCACCAGGTTCGAACAGAGCTGGGGAGGAGAAAGGAAAACTGCGCTATATTTATCAGTGATCAGTGGGGGTGTAGTGGCAAGGAAAGTCCTATTTTCCTCCTACTACTATTACCACTATTTTCAGCACACAGGAACTGATTAACCACACAGcaggagaaaacacaaaatatagCAGCAAGCAAGCCCTCAGTCCACAAAAAGCACAATGACTGGATCCCTACACTTCCTACACACCCTCAAATACCAAAGGTTTATTGACAGCACCTGGTACTGAAAAAATATATTGGAGCATTTTCTGAAACAGAGCTAAAACCCTGCAAACATTTCAGCTGAATCAGAGTCTACCATTTTTTCTCACTGTCTAATATTTGCTGAAAAATAgttaaaaaatgaaagttgTCCCAGTGTTGAGCTGTTTTTTCAGTGTCGCCTGGATGTTCTTGCTGGACTTTTTGGTAAAGTAATATTTGGATTTgagaatcattttttaaaatccttttttcaaatggaacaaaatgaaaaaaacaaaacaaaaacagtgttgATTGAGAAAAGAGTAGGAAATCcaagagagaaaagcagagCACAGTTGGCCCAAGTTGAAACAGTCAGTCAGAGTTTTCTTAAATCCATCATGTGATTTGGACGCACTGGCGACTGTTGACTCCAGAGGGTTAATATTATGTACACTTAGTTAACTGAGTCACTAAATTATGAAGTCGgaacacagaaagaaaagctcCTAAGGTTAAGGTATTACTTTATTATAGACCTTTTAAAGACCCTAAACAAATAATTTGGATACATAAAccgcaaataaaaacaaacgtcCAAACTCAAAAAATAAGtgactgataggtttgtagcttgaacccatccgctggaacgttgaaggcaatataattacactgcaaagcaagacacaagtaggcaaagttcttcatgttactcgtgcacgggagaaaACCGGACAGACACCGCTCTCTTGTCTGACcctattgaggttacatgaatatgcataagttcattaacatatgacgtctacacacacttgcctgtgtgtgtgtgtgtgtgtgtgtgtgtgtgtgtgtgtgtgtgtgtgtgtgtgtgtgtgtgtgtgtgtgtgtggactgctgatcaaagggtcaaacatccttggtcaggaagagggtagcctccccctcaccctagatagataacacggtgaggaagtccagcagttcatctaaacaaagagcacttagactaaaacagacgcaactacgttaatcctaccataaaacaataagacacggtacgacctctcatgctcccaaagtgctgtgtaatacacacaaagtttgcagactatcaaggatcaaaacctctaccaatctacaactaattacaaaactctaagcatatataagtaaatatttctaagcataaatgacaatcaacaatacaaatctaacagtgACACACAACCATGTTGATGCCTGACTCCACCACCGCTCCATTTAATAGAAACCACGTTTCTAGTTACATGTGAAGCAACAGGGGAATGCGCGAGGGAGCAAAGGaaggggaaaaagagaaaaaaacatacCCATGAGGTAGTCAGTGGTTTCAGGGTCCACAGCGTCAAAATCTGCTTTATTCCACACATAGTGGGCAACCTGTAACACACAGGAATACATATAACCATGGAGAGTGGAAGCAGAATACCAAAAGTGGTTGTACTTGTTATTAGTCACTGCATGACTCACCGGCAAACAGAAGGAAGCCGCTTCGTGTGCAAAGTAAAGGACACTTAACTGTTCTAACTATGAAACCTGCACCAGGTTTCTGTTCTTATATGATGCAAGTAATCACGTTTCTTATGGGAAAATAGCAGAATATTCATTTTGTAATACATTCACCTCTGGTATCTTTTGGCGAATAAAGTttaaacaaaaactccctgatacCTTATAATGTTAACGGTCTCCATTACAGTCAGATGCAGACACTGATAAGATCAGTCACACAACTGGACCCtctttaaacatatcaggtcaaaataaaaatcatccaGTCCTCAGCAGGTcttataataaatacaaattttaatGAAAGCTTGACATATTGTACCGTTTCATTATTTATGCAACAGAAATTTAAGTCAAAAGGCCAAAAACAGTGTGTGACAAACTAAGCACACCCTCGCCAAAAATAGTAAAGTTCATGACAAAACAAGTTTGCCAGGAGAAAACCTCTTCTTTCTAAAAACAACATAGCAGCCCAGCTCAGGTTTGTAAAGCTGCATCTGTACaaacaagacttctggaacaatgtctgTTGGTCAGATGggaccaaagtggagattttTCGCAGCACCGCATTTGGATAAAACCAAAAGCAGCATATCATCACCTCacaccaactgtcaagcatggtggtagAGGGGTCATGATTTGGATTTGTGTAGCAGTGAGACCTGGGTACCTTGCAGTCATGGAGTTAATAGTGAaatcctctgtataccaaagtattctgcACTTGGGTTCAGTTGTTATGCAATCAATAATCACACAGTATAATATGTCATGTGTTATTGATTAACagatgttgtatttatctgcttTTAAGATTTATATTATGTCCTGACACATAAAACTGTAAATTGAAAGAGGGTGTCCTATCTTTTTAATATGACTGTATATGTACAGGTTTTTAGGTCTTCTGATTTCACACCGCATCATACTTCTTACTTCTACCTGTTATTATGAGCAGAGGTGTTTTACCTTCCCAGTTTTTAAGTTCTGCCACTCTTTGATCAGGTCACGCCCATCCTTTCTTTCACCGTTTGAAAAGTAGTCTGTGGGGTATTCAGGGTCCTTGGTACCAGTAGGGGTCATGTACTTTCTACCGCCGCCAATGATCACCtgaaaacacatgcacacacacacacacacacacacacacgcacacacacgcgaacatttaaatcaaattcaGCCGTTGAAAAGTTCAATATATACTGTTAAAAACAGAAGCGTACATCAATGTCTGTGTTGTTGATGAGCTGGAATGAGATATCCGTGCAGCCGTCCGTCTTAGCAGAATCAGGCATATCGGCATCACTGTACCACGTCCTGCTGGCACTGTGGGCGTAGCTGCCTGCTGGGGTGGCGTGTTGCACCCTCGTGGTTGTTACGATGCCCACAGACTTGCCTGCAACGTAAACACAGTAGCTTCCTGCTTAACACAGGTTAACAAAAAGCACTCTGCTCCATGCTCTATGAGCAGGAAGAAAAGTCATTAGTCGTTAGTCAAAAACTTTCTCAACTCTGAATGCAAAAGTTATCTTGGTGTGAAGTCTAGTAGATACAGTACTTATTGTCCTTTTAGTACTTAATTATCCTTCATCTGACAGACATTCAAAGTTTAAGATCTCAGTCTCAGTGTGATAGCTGCAAGATGAGTGATGTGACGGCAAATTATCAGACACAGATACTCATGGCTTCATGAAGTGGTGATGTGAGATTACAAATCTCTGTCATGTATCAGAGGGATCAAAGTTCTTTATGCTCACTTGGAAAAAGTGTCCTGAAACTCAAAAGTCATTAAAGACATAACAGTCTGTAATGCGCACTGTAGGCGGCAGCAAATGGTTGATTAAACAATTAGCCAATCCACAGGCAATTAATCCAAACAATTAGGACAGCTAATTGTTAGAgcaatttttcaaaaatgaaagaaatatgcTTGCAGGCTGTCAAATGTGAGCACTGAGCCTCACTTTGACACTTCACCATGGGGTTTAGAGGGGAATTTTGACATAGTTTTCTAGACTtgatgaatgaataaaataaaactccaGCTAATATGTAATTTTAATTGTGCAGGGTTATTACTtaagagaaaaaagcaaagatATCAGTGAAGAAAAAGCCTCCTGTGATGCCTcagagttacagtggggcaaaaaagtatttagtcagccaccgattgtacaagttcccccacctaaaatgatgacagaggtcagtaatttgcaccagaggtacacttcaactgtgagagacagaatgtgaaaaaaaaatccatgaatccacatggtaggatttgtaaagaatttattggtaaatcagggtggaaaataagtatttggtcaataacaaaaatacaactcaatactttgtaacataacctttgttggcaataacagaggtcaaacatttactataggtctttaccaggtttgcacacacagtagctggtattttggcccattcctccatgcagatcttctcgagagcagtgatgttttggggctgtcgccgagcaacacggactttcaactcccgccacagattttctatgaggttgaggtctggagactggctaggccactccaggactttcaaatgcttcttagggagccactcctttgttgcccgggcggtgtgttttggatcattgtcatgttggaagacccagcctcgtttcatcttcaaagttctcactgatggaaggaggttttggctcaaaatctcacgatacatggccccattcattctgtccttaacacggatcagtcgtcctgtccccttggcagaaaaacagccccatagcatgatgtttccacccccatgcttcacagtaggtatggtgttcttgggatgcaactcagtattcttcttcctccaaacacgacgagtggagtttataccaaaaagttctactttggtttcatctgaccacatgacattctcccaatcctctgctgtatcatccatgtgctctctggcaaacttcagacgggcctggacatgcactggcttcagcagcggaacacgtctggcactgcgggatttgattccctgccgttgtagtgtgttactgatggtgacctttgttactttggtcccagctctctgcaggtcattcaccaggtccccccgtgtggttcttggatctttgctcaccgttctcatgatcattttgaccccacgggatgagatcttgcgtggagccccagatcgagggagattatcagtggtcttgtatgtcttccattttctgatgattgctcccacagttgattttttcacaccaagctgcttgcctattgtagattcactcttcccagtctggtgcaggtctacaatacttttcctggtgtccttcgaaagctctttggtcttggccatggcggagtttggagtctgactgtttgaggctgtggacaggtgtcttttatacagatgatgagttcaaacaggtgccattcatacaggtaacgagtgggggacagaaaagcttcttacagaagacgttacaggtctgtgagagccagagattttccttgtttgaggtgaccaaatacttattttccaccctaatttacgaataaattctttacaaatcctaccatgtgaattcatggattttttttttcacattctgtctctcacagttgaagtgtacctctggtgcaaattactgacctctgtcatcattttaggtgggggaacttgcacaatcggtggctgactaaatacttttttgccccactgtatctcaAGAGGTGCCGGGCTCCAGGTGAACCTTGCTGCTAGAAACTGCGTGGAAGGACACGACCGtttccaaaatgttttttacAACATTAAATAGAAGCGTCTTCAAAAAACTGGTTCTCTGCAACATTCGCACCTGAGCATCGGTCTTTGGCATAGCGCTGGGGTCATGGCCATGACACTCTGCCTGTGTGCGTGTCATGAGATATTTATGGATGCTGATAACACTGGAACACGATAACAGTCAAGGTGCTTTCCCGTGTAGTAGATTATGCTGTGGTGGAACCTGAGGCTGCGAGCTGCTGTTGCTCCCTGCTCCCCGGTGGCCCCTGTAATACCACTCTGACAGGGCACTGCAGCTCACAGCAGAGCGCTCAGCTGTAAAATCAGGTTTTGTTGAGGCCGTGTAAGACCTGGGGGATTTTCTTTTGACAGAAGCTAGAACCTAAATGTGACACGCAGGGCCATGTCAGGTATCTGCCTGCTCTTTGTACAAGAGTCACACAATCCCATTTGTTGCTTCAATCACGGCATCTTTTAAATTCTTATCCTCTGAGTGTCATCTGTGCAGCAATGAGTTGCACTTGTTCACATGAGCCTATTGCCATCTGCTGAATATCACCATTACCATTAGTCTGTTTTATAAATCATTTGCTCATTATTATACATCACGTAAGCATTATGGTGAAATGTTATGGGCTTTTTCGCTTTAATCTTGTGGCATCTTGTTTTTAAACATCAGTTAAATTCTCATTTAAAGGTATTTTCTTACATTTACAATCATCTGCCACTAAATGCCACTGAATTTCCCGTCaacaaaaaagctgcagcagtgTTTTCTGAAGCATGTCAATTGAATAAAAATgctaatttaaatgtttttatgctCTGCTTTGCGGTTCTCATCacccacattttgtcatttttatgcaaATGTTTCTGTTTCCATTTTTCCGCCTCTGGCATAAAAAATATGGCGTaacctttttttaatttcacttacAAAGCTCTGACTGGCTCAACAGTTTTTCCAATTCAAATAAGCTTCACGGAGCACAGCATaaaacttttttcccccccaattaTGTTTCAAACATTCAGAATAGCTAGCCAtcttatgtttcttttttttcatttgacacATTCAACTAACTGCAGTAAAGTAAGCTTTTTGGTATGataatgattaaaaacaaagtagTATAGTTCTGTCGTCTTTTGACTCTTTGACCCAGTTAGCATCCAAACTGCTGCATACACGTGACTATTGTTCCGCATGCTCTGATGAAGGCAAGAAGTCCAAAATATTAGCACGTTTGTTGACATGGTCAGAATAAATAGGTGAATTTTAAATTTGCCCATTTTTCCCTCAGGTTTTGTGCTACAATCTTTATACATTTGGGCATTAAAGGATGTACTAATACTCCACTACTACTGCTTGGAGTTTTAGTCTACAGATGAAAAAATTCTTTTTAAAGATTCAGTTAATGACATTTCTTGTCTTCAGTGGCTCACCAGCATCTTTGGCCCACTTCAAGATGGACGTCACCTCGTTGCCCTTCTGAGTTCTGCATACTCCGTTGCGACCCGCCGCATTCACTCCAACGATGTTCAGGTTGGTTTTCACCCCACACAGATAGGCTGTGGCTGTGGCTGCGCTGTCTGCAACCTGGAAGTCCACACTGTAGGTCTGCacagtacacacacatacacaaagacacatttaccatttaaatattttcagtaTTGTCTCATCAAGCTCCCTTTACTCCTAGGGTTGTGTGGTGGTGCCAGAGTAATTGGGCATCTggagatatttaaaaaatgaaaggcTTCAAAGTAATTTTCCCTCTTCTGTAGGCACGTAGAACTCTTCCTTTTGTGAGCCATGGTTTCATTGCACCCCACTGAAGTATTTGAAATTCAGTTTTCAGTGCTACTGTGCTTGAGCCATTTTTCACATCtttatatttattaaaacatgtgcaaacatttaaaataaggcAAGCAGCAGCacgggcagcacggtggcacggtggttagcactgttgccgcacagcaagaaggtcctgggttcaattccaacatcaggccggggtctttctgtgtggagtttgcatgctctccccgtgtttgcgtgggttccctccgggtactccggcttccccccaccgtccaaagacatgcagcttgaggggataggttaattggaaaatccaaattgccattgtgtgaatgtgcgagtgaatgtgagtgcgaatggttgtctgtccctgtgtgttggccctgcgacagactggcgacctgtccagggtgtaccccgcctctcgccctatgacagctgggataggctccagcgccccccgcgaccctgaaaaggataagcggaagcgaatggctggatggatggttttaaaaaaactgatgaaattgaaattcaatttttaatatgaccacctttattcttccacacagcctgaactgtctcgGGCAAGCTTATGTTCCTTTTTCTACCAATTGTCCCACTCTGCTTCTGTAATGTTGAGTTCTGGGCTCTGTGTCATGGTGTGTTTGTCTATCCaggtatgtttttactgcattgaTAATGCGTTTGGGATTGTTATCATGCTCAAAAGTAAAGCCATTACCAATCAATCTTTATTGTATGGTATTCTATGGTAAATCACAATCTGATGGTACTCTTTTGTGCAAATAATTCGATAAATTTTGACAACACTCCCAACACCACTGGTTGAAATCCAGCCCCGTAACATAAAAGAACCTCCATTGTGTTTTACACATGGCTGTAGTCGCTGTTATACCCTCTCCTAACCTTGTTAAAATACACCACCGTAGATACTGAAgataatttaaattaaaagtttCAAATTTGGACTCCATATCTGttaccactgattttcagtccaggtcttgtacagggagtgcagaattattaggcaaatgagtattttgtccacatcatcctcttcatgcatgttgtcttactccaagctgtataggatcgaaagcctactaccaattaagcatattaggtcatgtgcatctctgtaatgagaaggggtgtggtctaatgacatcaacaccctatatcaggtgtgcataattattaggcaacgtcctttcctttggcaaaatgggtcaaaagaaggacttgacaggctcagaaaagtcaaaaatagtgagatatcttgcagagggatgcagcagtctcaaaattgcaaagcttctgaagcgtgatcatcgaacaatcaagcgtttcattcaaaatagtcaacagggtcgcaagaagcgtgtggaaaaaccaaggcgcaaaataactgcccatgaactgagaaaagtcaagcgtgcagctgccaagatgccacttgccaccagtttggccatatttcagagctgcaacatcactggagtgcccaaaagcacaaggtgtgcaatactcagagacatggccaaggtaagaaaggctgaaagacgaccaccactgaacaagacacacaagctgaaacatcaagactgggccaagaaatatctcaagactggtttttctaaggttttaaggactgatgaaatgagagtgagtcttgatgggccagatggatgggcccgtggctggattagtaaagggcagagagctccagtccgactcagacgccagtaaggtggaggtggagtactggtttgggctggtatcatcaaagatgagcttgtggggccttttcgggttgaggatggagtcaagctcaactcccagtcctactgccagtttctggaagacaccttcttcaagcagtggtacaggaagaagtctgcatccttcaagaaaaacatgattttcatgcaggacaatgctccatcacacgcgtccaagtactccacagcgtggctggcaagaaagggtataaaagaagaaaaactaatgacatggccaccttgttcacctgatctgaaccccattgagaacctgtggtccatcatcaaatgtgagatttacaaggag containing:
- the alp3 gene encoding alkaline phosphatase, tissue-nonspecific isozyme; protein product: MGLTTLTAARILKGQLENQPGEETVMTMDTFPNVGLAKTYSVDFQVADSAATATAYLCGVKTNLNIVGVNAAGRNGVCRTQKGNEVTSILKWAKDAGKSVGIVTTTRVQHATPAGSYAHSASRTWYSDADMPDSAKTDGCTDISFQLINNTDIDVIIGGGRKYMTPTGTKDPEYPTDYFSNGERKDGRDLIKEWQNLKTGKVAHYVWNKADFDAVDPETTDYLMALFEPGDLRYEEERDPSTDPSIIETTEKAIRILQKNPKGFFLLVEGGRIDQAHHAGRASMALHEAVAFDRAIAKGLELTEEHETLTVVMADHSQPLTFNGFPFRGNSILGKSPLWASDMLPYTTLMYGNGPGHKIVNGARPDIRNVDTKSKDYIQQAAVPVDTTTHSGEDVAVLARGPMAHLFQGVNEQNYIAHAMGYAACVGADLRHCEGQTTPPLVHITLEYNKNGARAVSASAALLGNFLSVLLAITVLM